The following proteins are co-located in the Candidatus Methanoperedens sp. genome:
- a CDS encoding H4MPT-linked C1 transfer pathway protein, with amino-acid sequence MILGIDIGGANTKIASDDGRIVELHYIPLWKNTRLPEALIEIAGRLKPEKVGVVITGELADCFPDKDAGLSYIIDAVNNTFENAFFLDSNGILTQEKIRSIAAANWMASALLTGKEFGDCIFLDIGSTTTDIIPIKKGEPLAGKTDFERLKKGELVYSGALRTNIAAILKKVTFGKIESRVSSELFAITADAYIILGLIKPQDYTCDTPDGAGKTIPDAKRRLARVVCADLCEIQDEEIFSIARQVMEVQVSEIKDALFEISKKHGIWGIVACGIGEFLAKKAVNETGLEIILLSEKYGTEISKVFPAYAVAKLLKDSNPFVIG; translated from the coding sequence ATGATACTTGGAATCGATATTGGTGGAGCGAACACCAAAATAGCATCTGATGATGGCAGGATAGTGGAACTGCATTATATCCCCCTCTGGAAGAACACAAGGCTGCCTGAGGCGCTAATTGAGATAGCAGGGCGGCTGAAACCTGAAAAAGTTGGTGTAGTGATAACAGGAGAACTTGCTGATTGTTTCCCTGATAAGGATGCAGGCCTTTCATACATTATAGATGCAGTGAATAATACATTTGAGAATGCTTTTTTCCTTGATAGCAACGGTATCCTGACACAGGAGAAAATACGCAGCATTGCTGCTGCTAACTGGATGGCCTCTGCTCTTCTAACAGGAAAAGAGTTCGGGGATTGCATATTTCTTGATATTGGTTCAACGACTACTGATATAATCCCGATCAAGAAAGGTGAGCCTCTTGCAGGCAAGACCGATTTTGAGCGTTTGAAAAAAGGGGAACTTGTGTATTCAGGGGCGTTGCGGACAAATATTGCCGCAATTTTGAAAAAAGTGACATTCGGGAAAATAGAGTCGCGCGTCTCCTCAGAATTATTTGCTATTACGGCTGATGCATATATTATTCTTGGTCTGATAAAACCTCAGGATTATACATGCGACACGCCGGATGGTGCGGGAAAAACGATCCCGGATGCCAAAAGGAGGCTTGCACGCGTTGTTTGTGCGGATCTATGCGAAATACAAGATGAGGAGATTTTTTCAATTGCCCGTCAGGTAATGGAAGTGCAGGTCAGCGAAATCAAGGATGCTCTTTTCGAAATATCAAAAAAACATGGCATCTGGGGGATTGTCGCATGCGGTATCGGGGAATTCCTGGCTAAAAAGGCAGTAAATGAAACCGGATTAGAGATAATTTTGCTCTCTGAAAAATATGGGACGGAAATATCAAAAGTATTTCCGGCTTATGCAGTAGCAAAGTTATTAAAAGATTCTAATCCATTCGTCATCGGTTAA
- a CDS encoding NAD(+) kinase — protein MRKIGIISRCDRDEIFSLVEKIIDHLKSRVDVLIDPKTAQKLNLEGTQMADMKKNGAEFIISIGGDGTVLRGIQKMDDPLPVLGINMGTFGFLVDVAPEDSLCVIDKVLCGFEVEERSRLSIVVNDEILPCATNEVVILTANPAKMLSYRIFVDKIHLEELRSDGAVFATPTGSTAYAMSAGGPIVDPRVDGTVIVPLAPFKLSSRPWVVPARSEIKVELTVPKKEAVLVIDGQYSRKIKEDDIIVITRADIPARFVRTRKDGFYEKVRSKLA, from the coding sequence ATGAGAAAGATCGGTATAATTTCAAGATGCGACAGGGATGAAATATTTTCTCTGGTTGAAAAGATAATTGATCACCTGAAATCCAGAGTCGATGTATTGATAGACCCGAAAACTGCTCAGAAGCTCAATCTGGAAGGCACCCAAATGGCTGACATGAAAAAAAATGGCGCCGAATTTATCATATCCATAGGTGGCGATGGTACGGTTTTACGCGGGATCCAGAAAATGGATGATCCGCTTCCTGTCCTTGGGATAAATATGGGAACTTTTGGTTTTCTTGTGGATGTGGCTCCTGAAGATTCTCTCTGTGTCATTGATAAAGTATTGTGTGGTTTTGAGGTCGAAGAACGCTCTCGCCTCTCAATTGTAGTGAATGATGAGATACTTCCATGTGCAACAAACGAAGTTGTCATCCTGACAGCCAATCCCGCCAAGATGCTCTCATATCGGATATTCGTGGACAAGATCCATCTTGAGGAACTGCGGTCTGATGGCGCTGTTTTTGCAACGCCAACAGGCTCGACAGCATATGCGATGAGCGCGGGAGGGCCTATTGTTGACCCGCGGGTGGATGGTACGGTTATTGTGCCTCTTGCTCCCTTTAAATTATCATCCCGTCCCTGGGTGGTTCCGGCCCGGAGTGAAATAAAGGTGGAACTGACAGTGCCCAAAAAGGAAGCAGTGCTTGTGATCGACGGGCAATACTCAAGGAAGATAAAAGAGGATGACATAATCGTTATTACCAGGGCGGATATACCCGCGAGATTCGTAAGGACAAGAAAGGATGGGTTTTATGAAAAGGTCAGGAGTAAACTGGCGTAA
- a CDS encoding bifunctional fructose-bisphosphatase/inositol-phosphate phosphatase — MTESQYFTLCNDVAAEIRKAVSGLIGKPEAGVSLRIGADGTPTERIDEVAENAALSVLEADGRSILFVSEELGEKNIGGKPEFTFVLDPVDGTFNAVNNIPFFCVPMAIGKSDLSDIRYSFVKNLVNGDVYSAEKGKGAFLNEKQIHVSDISELSKLSVLSYSHRPHAVLINNHSVRRVRVFGCAGLELCYIASGIFDAFFDMRGMLRITDIAASKLIVEEAGGKITDEKGNPLNTPLDVRKRVNIIASNRITHNKLLELV, encoded by the coding sequence ATGACCGAATCACAGTATTTCACTCTTTGCAATGATGTAGCAGCCGAAATAAGAAAAGCTGTTTCGGGACTGATAGGAAAACCTGAAGCAGGCGTATCATTGAGAATCGGGGCAGACGGTACGCCTACCGAGAGGATAGATGAAGTTGCGGAAAATGCAGCCCTCTCGGTTCTTGAAGCCGATGGCAGGTCGATATTATTCGTGAGTGAAGAACTGGGTGAGAAAAATATCGGGGGAAAACCTGAGTTTACGTTCGTACTTGACCCCGTGGATGGTACATTCAATGCAGTGAACAATATTCCTTTTTTCTGTGTGCCGATGGCTATTGGAAAATCTGATTTATCCGATATAAGATATAGTTTTGTCAAGAATCTTGTTAATGGGGATGTTTATTCAGCAGAGAAGGGAAAAGGAGCTTTTTTAAATGAGAAACAAATACATGTATCAGATATATCGGAGCTATCCAAACTCAGTGTATTATCATACAGCCACCGTCCCCATGCAGTTTTGATAAATAACCATTCAGTCAGGAGGGTAAGAGTATTCGGATGCGCAGGGCTTGAACTTTGTTATATCGCTTCAGGGATATTTGATGCTTTTTTCGATATGCGCGGAATGCTTCGTATAACAGATATAGCTGCCTCGAAGCTCATCGTCGAAGAAGCCGGGGGAAAAATTACGGATGAAAAAGGAAATCCGCTTAATACTCCGCTTGATGTCAGGAAACGGGTAAATATTATTGCAAGTAATAGAATAACACATAACAAATTGCTTGAACTTGTATAG
- a CDS encoding elongation factor Tu, with product MANVAIIGSEKSGRTSLAGKLGKKGTESDITLYNFVKGDRIYSFVDANGYPSSFKTLIQAINLSDIALVCVPSGGLNAQVGECIIALDLLGNKRGLFVITMSDKSNPAAISELSEKIKMIAKGTNLEKWETIAVSNTTFEGLENLKEKIFALGEEVRNAYAAKKDLPPRIIVDHFFNVTGMGCVVLGIVAQGTVREHDKLMLYPTERPTEIRSIQSNDVDMKSAPAGTRVGLALKGVQSKEFDRGYIISQKEEVSSKFNLKCHLTKFTTGLGVGDAVHLFAGLQDIPATITAMTIGGKDATQAPAGSDCNVMLTTQKNIAYSKNDRLLIVQLNNPKQRIVAGCDVL from the coding sequence ATGGCCAACGTTGCAATCATCGGAAGCGAAAAATCAGGCAGGACAAGCCTTGCAGGAAAGCTAGGGAAAAAAGGCACTGAGTCCGATATCACACTCTATAATTTTGTGAAAGGGGACAGGATATATTCATTCGTGGATGCAAACGGTTATCCGTCATCGTTTAAAACGCTTATCCAGGCGATCAATCTCTCGGATATCGCGCTGGTATGTGTTCCTTCAGGCGGTCTTAATGCACAGGTGGGAGAATGCATCATTGCTCTTGACCTGCTGGGCAATAAACGCGGATTATTCGTAATCACAATGTCGGATAAATCCAATCCTGCCGCTATTTCGGAATTATCTGAAAAAATCAAGATGATCGCAAAAGGTACCAACCTTGAAAAATGGGAGACTATCGCAGTTTCAAATACGACCTTTGAAGGTCTTGAGAATCTCAAGGAGAAAATATTTGCACTTGGTGAAGAGGTGCGAAATGCATACGCTGCAAAAAAAGACCTGCCGCCGAGAATCATAGTTGACCACTTCTTTAATGTCACAGGTATGGGATGCGTTGTACTGGGAATTGTGGCTCAGGGCACTGTCAGGGAACATGACAAGCTTATGCTCTATCCTACAGAAAGACCAACGGAAATACGTTCCATCCAGAGCAACGATGTTGATATGAAATCAGCACCTGCCGGAACAAGAGTGGGGCTTGCGCTAAAAGGAGTGCAGTCAAAAGAATTCGACCGGGGATATATAATATCCCAGAAAGAGGAAGTCTCCTCAAAATTCAATTTGAAATGCCACCTTACAAAATTCACCACAGGATTGGGTGTAGGTGATGCAGTCCACCTTTTTGCCGGGCTCCAGGATATCCCTGCAACAATCACGGCAATGACGATCGGTGGAAAAGATGCAACGCAGGCGCCTGCGGGTTCTGATTGCAATGTTATGTTAACAACACAAAAAAACATCGCATACAGCAAGAATGACCGCCTTCTTATCGTCCAGCTTAATAATCCTAAACAGAGGATTGTAGCAGGCTGCGACGTCTTGTAG
- a CDS encoding cell wall metabolism sensor histidine kinase WalK yields MKLDIKKSIVTKFSIYSAIILILLGFMMNYALSAKIEDLVIQRAITTTANHAQQNAGNYFTSDFFSNSDYIKNKDTFEKYYQDVKTNEIVRIKIFDTNGNIIYSDIENLVGQRFPDNKELNEAIAGEIKVEIKRNLDKEENIFEKREYKALMEIYAPIKMGSVIVGVVEVYHTLDDIETQVNESTKLVTSFIFIGFAVIYILLNAWRQ; encoded by the coding sequence ATGAAATTAGATATCAAAAAATCAATAGTTACAAAGTTCTCAATATATAGTGCAATAATTTTGATCTTATTAGGATTTATGATGAATTATGCATTATCAGCAAAAATTGAAGATTTGGTGATACAAAGAGCAATAACTACAACCGCGAATCATGCTCAACAGAATGCTGGCAACTATTTTACCAGTGATTTTTTTTCAAATAGTGATTATATCAAAAATAAAGATACTTTTGAAAAATATTATCAGGATGTAAAGACAAATGAGATAGTAAGGATCAAGATTTTTGACACAAATGGAAATATAATCTATTCTGATATTGAGAATCTTGTCGGTCAAAGATTTCCTGATAACAAGGAGTTAAATGAGGCTATAGCGGGTGAAATTAAAGTCGAGATTAAACGAAACCTGGATAAAGAGGAAAATATATTTGAAAAACGTGAGTATAAAGCGCTTATGGAAATCTATGCCCCGATAAAAATGGGGTCAGTAATAGTTGGAGTCGTTGAGGTATATCATACTCTGGATGATATAGAAACACAAGTCAATGAATCTACAAAACTTGTTACATCCTTTATTTTCATTGGATTTGCCGTAATATATATATTACTAAATGCATGGCGACAATAA
- a CDS encoding small multi-drug export protein, with the protein MELLIKLLTVLGLGAVELWVAVPAGFALDLPPSVTAITAASGAVLGLLVILTLGERIRNRLLKRVSSDNKRNKYISRIWDRYGAAGFGLLSPLLIGAPIGTALGIALGVPANRLFFWMSLGIIICAVGLTIVVEFGLMGIGFLANP; encoded by the coding sequence ATGGAATTATTAATCAAACTGCTTACCGTATTGGGATTGGGAGCAGTTGAGCTCTGGGTAGCTGTACCTGCGGGTTTTGCACTGGATCTGCCTCCGTCCGTGACAGCTATTACGGCAGCCTCCGGCGCTGTGCTTGGCCTGCTTGTTATTTTGACCCTTGGAGAACGAATAAGGAACAGGTTGTTAAAACGAGTGAGCAGTGACAATAAGCGAAATAAGTATATTAGCCGGATATGGGATCGTTATGGTGCAGCAGGTTTTGGCTTATTGTCTCCGCTGCTTATCGGGGCTCCCATTGGAACGGCGCTTGGCATTGCACTGGGCGTTCCTGCTAATCGCCTTTTTTTCTGGATGAGCCTTGGGATCATCATTTGCGCCGTCGGGTTAACAATCGTTGTTGAATTTGGTTTGATGGGTATTGGGTTTTTGGCTAATCCTTGA
- a CDS encoding PspA/IM30 family protein: protein MGLIDRTSTMIKAKINKILGKFEDPRETLDYSYEKQVELLQNVKRGVAEVTTSKKRLELQKVKLEENVKKLDDQAREAVIAGREDLARIALERKSTSQAEIASLNSQIADIKNQQDKLIATEKRLSAKIESFRSTKETIKAQYSAAEAQVKITESVSGISEEMSDVGMAVQRAKDKTENMKARASALDELVEAGTLEDVTGGTQDDIDRELSKIKSKGEVDTQLEALKKEMGK, encoded by the coding sequence ATGGGGCTAATAGATAGAACAAGTACAATGATAAAAGCAAAGATCAACAAGATATTAGGAAAATTCGAAGATCCGAGAGAAACTCTTGATTATTCTTATGAAAAGCAGGTTGAACTCTTACAGAACGTTAAGCGCGGTGTGGCTGAGGTAACAACCTCAAAGAAGAGGCTTGAACTCCAGAAGGTAAAACTGGAAGAGAATGTCAAAAAACTGGATGACCAGGCGCGTGAAGCTGTAATAGCAGGGCGCGAAGACCTTGCCAGGATAGCGCTTGAAAGAAAGAGTACATCACAGGCAGAAATTGCAAGTCTGAATTCCCAGATAGCGGATATCAAGAACCAGCAGGATAAACTAATTGCAACAGAAAAGCGGCTATCTGCAAAGATAGAATCATTCCGCTCCACAAAGGAAACAATAAAAGCCCAGTATAGCGCGGCTGAAGCACAGGTCAAGATAACCGAATCCGTGAGCGGTATCAGTGAAGAAATGAGCGACGTAGGGATGGCAGTCCAGCGCGCGAAAGACAAGACTGAGAATATGAAAGCGCGCGCCTCTGCTCTTGATGAACTTGTGGAAGCAGGAACACTTGAAGATGTGACCGGCGGCACACAGGATGATATTGACCGCGAGCTTTCAAAGATAAAATCAAAAGGTGAGGTTGACACGCAGCTTGAAGCGCTTAAGAAGGAGATGGGAAAATGA
- the aroD gene encoding type I 3-dehydroquinate dehydratase translates to MAFPSNRSVVAPIAKDPVNTSIKAKYLGADILELRIDLINEDPFKILIELKKLGLPVIITNRMKKEGGAWQGSEEERIHELISLIQYADIVDIELCAEKKDLVINEAKRAGKKVIISTHDFQDTPDNEVMAGFIRESFEAGADIAKIAVMPHSLDDVLRLLDVTLHSSGQVCTIAMGEIGKHSRIMAPLYGSVMTYGYVDIPVAPGQLRVDELKNMLQLL, encoded by the coding sequence ATGGCTTTCCCCTCTAATAGATCAGTCGTAGCCCCAATCGCTAAAGATCCGGTAAATACATCGATCAAAGCAAAATATCTTGGCGCTGACATACTGGAATTACGCATAGACCTGATCAACGAAGATCCGTTCAAAATACTTATAGAACTTAAGAAGCTCGGACTTCCGGTTATTATCACCAATCGAATGAAAAAAGAAGGCGGAGCATGGCAAGGAAGTGAAGAAGAGCGCATCCATGAATTAATATCTTTAATTCAATATGCAGATATCGTTGATATCGAACTATGTGCAGAAAAAAAGGATTTAGTAATCAATGAAGCAAAACGAGCCGGAAAAAAAGTTATAATTTCCACTCATGATTTCCAGGATACACCGGACAATGAGGTCATGGCAGGTTTTATCCGGGAATCATTCGAAGCGGGCGCAGACATTGCCAAGATTGCAGTGATGCCTCACTCACTCGATGATGTATTGCGTTTGCTTGATGTTACGTTGCATTCATCCGGGCAGGTATGCACAATCGCAATGGGTGAAATCGGAAAGCATTCCCGTATCATGGCGCCTCTATACGGTTCTGTGATGACATACGGATATGTTGATATTCCAGTGGCTCCGGGACAGTTAAGGGTGGACGAACTGAAGAACATGCTGCAACTTCTCTGA
- a CDS encoding GNAT family N-acetyltransferase yields MCGLSMGYYTEELNDTNSGDWIRLCEEREDGSFFHTLQWKQILEQSYGFKMHCFLLYRNNEPVALCPFYEGTVSGIRGLMSLPNSDYNHIIITDESDPLIAYHILEKCKEIAKRNKLFFILITTLSELTKEHLSKYNPLPYPIGGDMTLNLDEFSPDRIWKEKLSKTHRKYIKRFDNDGFIIKEINSIEDIKKFYKYYKKNIEFKKANPYLFSHFEDLLNIYSTEEMKLTLLFKDEIVAGGQLAFLYDSRKTMYLRYLSLNRDLPARYHPTLYLYWDCIKRASEMGYNKICFGRTPPYPNDVHYKVKDRFGCRYENEFSLMFSRSYLFGIPYNIYYNIYNYMQKYIYNNYTDEEKDINNKNIKIP; encoded by the coding sequence ATGTGTGGGTTATCAATGGGCTATTATACTGAAGAATTAAATGATACTAATTCAGGCGACTGGATAAGGTTATGTGAAGAAAGGGAAGACGGAAGTTTTTTCCACACCCTGCAATGGAAACAGATCTTAGAGCAATCGTATGGTTTCAAAATGCATTGTTTTCTTTTATATCGAAATAACGAACCAGTTGCTCTTTGCCCATTCTATGAAGGTACTGTTAGTGGGATTCGAGGTTTGATGTCACTGCCTAACTCAGATTATAATCATATAATAATAACTGATGAAAGCGATCCTTTAATAGCATATCACATATTGGAAAAATGTAAAGAGATTGCCAAAAGAAATAAGTTGTTCTTTATTCTTATCACTACTTTAAGTGAATTAACAAAGGAGCATCTTAGTAAATATAACCCTCTTCCATATCCAATTGGTGGGGATATGACTCTTAATTTAGATGAATTTAGTCCGGACAGGATCTGGAAAGAAAAGTTGTCCAAGACACACAGGAAATATATAAAAAGATTCGATAATGATGGATTTATAATTAAGGAAATAAATTCTATAGAAGATATCAAAAAATTCTATAAGTATTATAAGAAAAATATCGAATTCAAAAAAGCCAACCCTTACTTATTTTCTCATTTTGAAGATTTATTGAATATATACTCAACAGAAGAAATGAAACTTACTCTTTTATTTAAAGATGAAATCGTTGCAGGAGGACAATTAGCTTTTTTATATGATTCCAGAAAGACAATGTATTTAAGATATTTATCGCTTAATAGAGATTTACCAGCCAGATATCACCCAACATTGTATTTATATTGGGATTGTATAAAAAGAGCGTCAGAAATGGGATATAACAAAATATGTTTTGGGAGGACACCTCCTTATCCGAATGATGTTCATTACAAAGTCAAAGATAGATTTGGGTGTCGTTATGAAAATGAATTCTCTCTTATGTTTTCCAGATCATATTTATTTGGGATACCATATAATATTTATTATAATATATACAATTACATGCAAAAGTATATTTATAATAACTATACTGATGAAGAGAAGGACATCAATAATAAAAACATCAAAATACCTTAA
- a CDS encoding ArsR family transcriptional regulator, whose protein sequence is MSLKILHIAIFCLISVSIVGAAPDNYKVTYTINIKENGSAIWDVEYRTLLSTKEDFDSFENYSAQINSKYLVDFKELMQRSAQEAAVATARTMAARDFNGEAIIQSTPTGKYGVVRYTFTWTNFAKTGQNINVGDVFVGGLYLSNDNTLIIRYPQDYTVEQVVPGPDQNRDGMIWYGLRSFSAGEPRIILAKPLFTSTTVAVLVIIGLFITVSMLFVKRRKEAEEKTSAEISETNIHIPEIEMLDVEDRIMKMLKESGGALYQSEIVRQLNLPKSTVSSVLNKLHDKNVIQKIRKGRENLIRMV, encoded by the coding sequence ATGTCATTGAAGATCCTGCATATTGCAATTTTTTGTCTAATTTCTGTTTCAATAGTTGGCGCTGCACCTGATAATTACAAAGTGACATATACAATAAATATTAAAGAAAACGGTTCAGCAATATGGGATGTGGAATATCGCACCCTACTTTCTACTAAAGAAGACTTTGATTCCTTTGAGAATTATTCTGCACAAATAAACTCTAAGTACCTTGTGGATTTTAAAGAATTAATGCAAAGATCTGCCCAGGAAGCAGCAGTGGCGACAGCAAGGACTATGGCTGCCAGGGATTTTAACGGTGAAGCGATAATACAGTCCACTCCCACAGGCAAGTATGGTGTGGTTCGTTATACTTTTACCTGGACAAACTTTGCAAAAACAGGCCAAAATATCAATGTAGGAGATGTATTCGTGGGAGGATTGTACCTTTCAAATGATAATACCCTTATAATCCGATATCCACAAGATTATACGGTGGAACAGGTCGTACCAGGGCCGGACCAGAACAGGGATGGAATGATATGGTATGGTCTTCGTTCTTTCAGTGCCGGAGAACCACGGATAATCCTTGCAAAACCACTATTCACATCAACAACGGTGGCTGTATTGGTTATAATTGGACTTTTTATAACTGTCAGCATGTTGTTTGTAAAGCGTAGAAAAGAAGCAGAAGAAAAGACATCAGCGGAAATATCTGAAACTAACATCCATATACCTGAAATTGAAATGCTGGATGTGGAGGACAGGATAATGAAAATGCTTAAAGAAAGCGGGGGAGCACTTTACCAGTCCGAGATAGTAAGACAACTTAATCTTCCGAAATCAACTGTCAGCTCGGTATTGAATAAATTGCATGATAAGAATGTTATCCAGAAGATCAGGAAAGGACGTGAAAACCTGATCCGGATGGTATGA
- a CDS encoding AMP phosphorylase encodes MELKVQQLQIKAGKYKVVINSQDAKELGVRGGDRVQLKNHGYLTAIVETGDMIPKGTVGVYQECCEKLGQVCPLTIDLIPASRPNSVGFIKKVMDHQKLTQEETHQIIQDIVRENLTEIEMSAFVTSSYIHGMTTDEIEWMTRAMIDTGEKIEFDTHPIMDKHSIGGVPGNKISLLVVPIIAANGLLIPKTSSRAITGAAGTADLMEILAPVEFTADEIKTMTEKVGGVIVWGGATNIAPADDKLIRAEYPLSIDPHSQLLASIMAKKGAVGADCVVIDIPVGSGTKIHSMEEGKKLARDLIDLGERLGMSVECAMTYGASPVGRTVGPALEVREALKVLETMQGPNSLIEKSTGLAGILLEMGGVATKGRGKDMALETLRSGKAFEKLKQIIEVQGGNPNIVHTDIKPGEHRGELTSPADGYVIEFNNKRIVELARIAGAPADNGAGVWIHRKKGEMVKKGEPLITIFSDKSWKLANALKSAEKDYPIIVEGMLLERVQTYKVF; translated from the coding sequence ATGGAACTTAAAGTTCAACAACTTCAGATAAAAGCAGGTAAGTATAAAGTAGTTATCAATTCACAGGATGCAAAAGAACTCGGTGTCAGGGGAGGTGACCGTGTCCAGTTAAAAAATCATGGCTACCTGACGGCCATAGTTGAAACAGGCGACATGATCCCGAAAGGTACTGTGGGAGTTTACCAGGAATGCTGCGAAAAACTCGGGCAGGTATGTCCACTTACGATTGATCTTATCCCGGCATCAAGACCTAATTCAGTAGGTTTCATAAAGAAAGTGATGGACCATCAGAAATTGACGCAGGAAGAGACCCACCAGATAATCCAGGACATTGTCAGGGAGAATCTTACAGAGATAGAAATGTCTGCATTTGTTACAAGTTCCTATATCCACGGGATGACCACGGATGAAATTGAATGGATGACAAGGGCCATGATCGATACTGGCGAAAAAATTGAGTTCGATACTCACCCCATTATGGATAAACACAGTATAGGAGGAGTTCCGGGCAATAAGATATCCCTTCTTGTGGTTCCGATAATCGCCGCAAACGGTCTTCTCATACCCAAGACCAGCTCACGGGCGATAACAGGTGCCGCAGGAACGGCTGACCTGATGGAAATACTTGCACCTGTTGAATTCACAGCAGATGAGATAAAGACCATGACTGAAAAAGTTGGAGGCGTGATTGTATGGGGAGGAGCTACAAATATAGCTCCGGCTGATGATAAGCTCATACGCGCCGAGTATCCCCTCTCAATAGACCCGCATTCCCAGCTTCTTGCTTCAATAATGGCTAAAAAAGGTGCAGTCGGCGCGGATTGTGTTGTTATCGATATCCCTGTTGGCAGCGGAACAAAAATTCACTCGATGGAAGAAGGGAAAAAACTTGCACGGGATTTGATCGACCTCGGGGAGCGCCTGGGAATGAGCGTGGAATGTGCCATGACATACGGTGCATCACCGGTTGGAAGAACCGTTGGTCCGGCACTTGAAGTAAGAGAAGCGTTGAAAGTATTGGAAACTATGCAGGGCCCGAACAGCCTTATTGAAAAGAGCACAGGGTTAGCTGGCATTCTTCTTGAAATGGGGGGCGTGGCGACAAAAGGCCGGGGAAAGGATATGGCCCTGGAAACGCTACGTTCGGGGAAAGCGTTTGAAAAACTCAAACAGATCATTGAAGTCCAGGGCGGAAATCCGAATATTGTTCATACTGATATTAAACCCGGGGAGCACAGGGGAGAACTTACATCCCCGGCCGATGGCTATGTCATTGAGTTCAATAACAAGCGCATTGTGGAACTGGCAAGGATCGCAGGGGCTCCGGCTGATAACGGGGCAGGCGTCTGGATACACAGGAAAAAAGGTGAAATGGTCAAGAAAGGTGAACCACTGATAACGATTTTTTCAGATAAGAGCTGGAAATTGGCAAATGCATTAAAAAGCGCGGAAAAGGATTATCCGATAATAGTTGAAGGCATGCTTCTTGAAAGGGTACAGACCTACAAGGTATTCTAA
- a CDS encoding 4Fe-4S dicluster domain-containing protein, translating into MVTVMELYQLLPRTNCKKCGESTCMAFAVAMLGRKRNVAECTPLLEVNFKKQKEKLESLLLPAAGAEETGLIVHPELCTGCGNCVVACPVDVANDPHGAGMGCAPTNDKVIFKVVDGKVLASNIKECRRFGKNKVLCYACIDPCPTGAIEFV; encoded by the coding sequence ATGGTTACAGTTATGGAGCTATACCAGCTCTTACCCAGAACCAACTGCAAGAAATGCGGAGAATCCACCTGTATGGCGTTTGCGGTTGCAATGTTAGGAAGAAAAAGGAATGTAGCAGAATGTACACCTCTTCTTGAAGTGAATTTTAAAAAGCAAAAAGAGAAACTTGAATCACTTCTTTTACCAGCCGCCGGAGCTGAAGAAACAGGACTGATTGTGCATCCTGAATTATGCACAGGTTGTGGGAATTGTGTTGTGGCATGCCCCGTAGACGTAGCAAATGATCCGCATGGCGCTGGTATGGGCTGTGCTCCTACAAATGATAAGGTTATCTTCAAGGTAGTTGATGGAAAAGTACTGGCTTCAAATATCAAAGAATGCCGACGCTTTGGGAAAAATAAGGTTTTGTGTTATGCGTGCATAGACCCGTGCCCAACAGGCGCAATAGAGTTTGTATAG